Proteins encoded within one genomic window of Rossellomorea vietnamensis:
- a CDS encoding spore germination protein, translated as MKSIRKILIPRQLLLLLILSTGLLNHVMLIPSIFQAAGRDGWISILAAYPILILMTFLIFYIIKHSPKEGFFHLLQQKWPRWAVLLFSLPIGLFLLSSAYITFVDLILWLSAYFLADVPSFIVWGGIFIICFLITWAGIKHMAIASGILLPLVMIFGFFIAITNTNLKDPSLLFPIMSNGYEPIIKGMIYVLSGLLELYLIVLIQPYSEGKIKLHHLIVIGLIFMGLMFGPLTASIMEFGPVESANLRYPAYEQWRILSIGEFITHLDFFALYQWLSGALIRISLFMFLLGALLMKKKNQHRISLKVLIPIFIVFFGLALFRLDTYDFYMFLFHLFFPLTVILFMVQIIVSAIILRLVK; from the coding sequence ATGAAAAGTATTCGTAAAATCTTAATCCCGAGACAGTTACTATTGCTGTTGATCCTCTCAACAGGCTTACTAAATCATGTCATGTTGATCCCGAGTATCTTTCAGGCGGCCGGACGGGATGGGTGGATCAGTATCCTTGCTGCCTATCCCATACTCATCCTCATGACATTTCTGATCTTTTACATCATCAAGCACTCCCCTAAGGAAGGCTTCTTTCACTTGCTTCAACAGAAATGGCCGAGATGGGCCGTCTTATTGTTTTCTCTACCGATCGGCTTATTTTTACTTTCAAGTGCATACATAACCTTTGTTGATTTAATACTATGGCTAAGTGCTTATTTTCTGGCGGATGTGCCTTCTTTCATTGTCTGGGGAGGTATTTTTATCATTTGCTTCCTGATTACATGGGCCGGGATTAAACACATGGCGATCGCCAGTGGGATACTGTTACCCCTTGTTATGATCTTCGGGTTTTTCATAGCGATTACCAATACGAATTTAAAGGATCCAAGCTTATTGTTTCCAATTATGAGCAATGGATATGAGCCGATCATAAAAGGAATGATCTATGTATTGAGCGGGCTGCTCGAGCTATATTTGATCGTCTTAATACAACCATATAGTGAAGGGAAAATAAAGTTGCATCATTTAATCGTTATTGGCTTGATCTTTATGGGCCTGATGTTCGGTCCCCTTACAGCATCCATTATGGAATTCGGGCCAGTAGAATCAGCGAACTTGAGATACCCTGCGTATGAGCAATGGAGGATTCTTTCCATAGGGGAATTCATCACCCACCTGGATTTCTTTGCCCTCTATCAGTGGTTGAGTGGGGCATTGATCAGAATCAGTCTGTTTATGTTCCTTTTAGGTGCACTCCTTATGAAAAAGAAGAATCAACATCGGATCTCTTTAAAGGTATTGATACCGATCTTTATCGTCTTTTTCGGACTGGCACTGTTCAGGCTTGATACATATGATTTTTATATGTTTTTGTTTCATCTATTTTTTCCATTGACGGTCATCCTCTTCATGGTACAAATCATTGTTTCAGCCATCATTTTACGATTGGTAAAATAA
- a CDS encoding AAA family ATPase — MKPLKLVMQAFGPYAGRETIDFRELDNRTMFVISGKTGAGKTTIFDGISYAIYGKASGEDRNPTELRSQFANHDDSTEVDLLFSLRGRTYRIWRSPQQEKKKARGEGYTTINARSELYVYDEDGKEQLLAANVREVDEKIKELIQLDANQFRQILMIPQGEFRKLLTSDSKDKELILQRLFHTELYKTIQEKLKSEADGLKRSVESSIEERTRELVRIHFEENEELQSLLLENPLNDHRILHLLAPHIEGMEKKEKKLRQQYENVQVKRDAYQKDLAEAKSLVDQYNLQEKLKNQKKSLLALKPEIESIDHEIVLARRASHLVQQDEYCHKLNRNLNELKSQLATLSEEKQTITEKLLTATKIFEEETKNEPLREQASKRVTQLENMEKDIDSLDTLMNETGDLKERYEKQQGIVTKQNEQISFLQKGIKEREIRVKEGESGQENVFQLEKNVQEKLSLLEQINDMNQLEQNLQRVKTERDQLKTRYSQLEDRLQDASETLTFLEGKWNSAQAALLAKGLADDAPCPVCGSEHHPNPAVEADSIPSGEDLKEAKGKLQELETEEKKLSLAIAQEETKIQGIQEQVENINKKICEKKRDFNQFEIGETRSLLMTEIESLKTDIASKKKEVEKVKVMAEEIRKGREKLEELEGAREKNQDMLQELNTLFHTKNTTLEKVKESIPLDLRTKAQFEQVLEKEKQRLKELKTSFEHSQKQYYELLNQNSVKDSQVRDKEIHIENVNMEMKAERDAFLKLLTEQGFSHYKAFLEAKKSEAEVTALQEKVKKYGEELRSVTDRLSDIEGILKDKQRPDLQRIEEDIIKVTDELKEVNSHLNRVMTNRKENELILTRVTAINEGIRDLESRYQTVGHLAEVARGQNANRITFERYVLASFLEDILGVANERLIKMTSGRYQLIRKTDRSKGNVQSGLELLVFDQYTGQERHVKTLSGGESFKASLALALGLADVVQQYAGGVSLETMFIDEGFGTLDPESLDQAIEALMDIQSSGRLVGLISHVPELKERIDARLEVISSQNGSRTEFRFLA, encoded by the coding sequence ATGAAACCACTTAAACTAGTGATGCAGGCGTTTGGACCGTATGCCGGTAGAGAAACCATCGACTTCCGGGAGCTGGATAACCGCACCATGTTCGTGATTTCCGGTAAAACAGGGGCTGGTAAGACAACGATTTTCGATGGGATTTCCTACGCGATCTATGGAAAAGCCAGCGGGGAAGACCGCAATCCGACAGAATTAAGAAGCCAATTTGCCAATCATGATGATAGTACAGAAGTAGATCTTCTATTCAGTTTACGCGGTAGAACGTATCGCATTTGGCGTTCACCCCAGCAGGAAAAAAAGAAAGCAAGGGGGGAGGGCTATACTACCATCAATGCCCGGTCTGAATTATATGTATACGATGAAGACGGGAAAGAACAGCTTCTTGCGGCAAACGTGAGAGAGGTGGATGAGAAGATCAAAGAATTGATCCAACTCGATGCCAATCAATTCAGACAGATTCTTATGATCCCACAGGGGGAGTTTCGGAAACTCCTTACATCGGATAGTAAAGATAAAGAACTCATATTGCAACGCCTCTTTCATACGGAGCTATACAAGACGATCCAGGAAAAATTGAAATCCGAGGCTGACGGATTGAAAAGGTCTGTTGAATCTTCCATAGAAGAACGAACAAGGGAATTAGTAAGAATCCATTTTGAAGAAAATGAAGAACTTCAATCTCTTTTATTGGAAAATCCGTTAAATGATCATCGCATTCTGCACCTTCTAGCCCCTCATATTGAAGGAATGGAAAAGAAGGAGAAGAAGCTCAGACAACAATATGAGAACGTTCAGGTGAAAAGGGATGCGTATCAGAAGGATCTCGCAGAGGCTAAAAGTCTGGTTGATCAATACAATCTTCAGGAAAAACTTAAGAATCAGAAAAAATCCCTTCTAGCATTGAAGCCTGAAATTGAATCGATCGATCACGAGATTGTATTGGCCAGGAGAGCTTCCCATTTGGTTCAACAAGATGAATATTGCCACAAACTTAATCGGAATCTCAATGAACTGAAGAGTCAATTAGCCACACTATCCGAAGAGAAACAAACAATCACAGAAAAGCTACTGACAGCCACAAAGATTTTTGAAGAAGAAACAAAAAATGAACCTCTCAGGGAGCAAGCTTCAAAAAGAGTGACACAACTTGAAAATATGGAAAAAGATATAGACTCGTTGGATACGTTAATGAACGAAACGGGTGACTTGAAAGAAAGATACGAAAAACAGCAGGGTATTGTAACCAAACAAAACGAGCAGATTTCATTTTTACAAAAGGGTATAAAGGAACGGGAAATACGTGTCAAAGAAGGAGAAAGTGGTCAGGAAAATGTTTTTCAACTTGAAAAAAACGTACAAGAGAAACTTTCCCTGCTGGAACAGATAAATGACATGAATCAATTGGAACAAAATCTTCAGCGTGTCAAAACGGAGCGTGATCAATTAAAGACCCGATATAGTCAACTTGAGGATCGTCTTCAGGATGCGTCTGAAACCCTGACATTTTTGGAGGGGAAGTGGAATTCTGCTCAGGCGGCATTGCTCGCGAAAGGATTGGCAGATGATGCTCCCTGCCCGGTCTGCGGTTCGGAACATCATCCAAATCCTGCTGTAGAGGCAGATTCTATTCCATCCGGGGAAGATCTTAAGGAGGCCAAAGGGAAGCTGCAGGAATTGGAAACGGAAGAGAAAAAATTAAGCCTCGCCATTGCCCAGGAGGAAACGAAAATCCAAGGCATTCAAGAGCAGGTCGAAAATATCAACAAGAAAATATGTGAAAAGAAACGTGACTTTAATCAGTTTGAAATCGGGGAGACCCGTTCCCTGCTGATGACAGAAATCGAATCATTGAAGACGGACATCGCTTCGAAGAAAAAAGAAGTGGAAAAAGTAAAAGTCATGGCAGAAGAGATTAGAAAGGGCAGAGAGAAACTTGAAGAACTTGAAGGGGCAAGAGAGAAGAATCAAGACATGCTTCAAGAACTCAATACGCTCTTTCACACCAAAAATACGACCCTGGAAAAGGTGAAGGAATCCATCCCCCTCGATCTCAGGACAAAAGCTCAATTTGAACAAGTGTTAGAAAAAGAGAAACAAAGATTGAAAGAATTAAAGACATCCTTTGAACATTCTCAGAAACAGTACTATGAGCTGTTGAACCAAAATAGTGTAAAGGATTCTCAAGTCAGAGATAAAGAGATCCACATAGAGAATGTGAATATGGAGATGAAAGCCGAACGAGATGCATTCCTTAAGCTACTCACAGAACAGGGCTTCTCCCACTATAAAGCCTTTCTGGAAGCGAAAAAGTCAGAAGCGGAAGTCACGGCTCTTCAGGAAAAAGTGAAGAAGTACGGGGAGGAGCTTCGCTCAGTCACTGACCGTCTATCCGATATTGAAGGAATCTTAAAGGATAAACAGCGGCCTGACCTTCAAAGGATCGAAGAAGACATCATCAAGGTTACAGATGAATTGAAAGAGGTAAATAGTCATTTGAACAGGGTCATGACAAACAGAAAGGAAAATGAGCTCATCCTCACCAGGGTGACAGCCATAAATGAAGGAATCAGGGATTTAGAATCAAGATATCAAACGGTCGGACATTTAGCTGAAGTTGCCAGGGGTCAGAATGCCAACCGGATCACATTTGAAAGGTATGTTCTGGCATCATTCCTTGAAGACATCCTTGGAGTAGCGAATGAGAGATTAATCAAGATGACTTCAGGCCGATATCAGTTGATCCGGAAAACGGACCGAAGCAAGGGGAATGTTCAGAGCGGTTTGGAACTTCTGGTCTTTGACCAATATACAGGGCAGGAGCGACATGTCAAAACCTTATCAGGAGGGGAAAGCTTCAAGGCCTCCCTGGCTTTAGCACTCGGACTTGCTGATGTGGTTCAGCAATATGCAGGGGGAGTTTCACTGGAAACGATGTTCATCGATGAAGGGTTCGGGACACTCGATCCGGAATCACTTGATCAGGCAATCGAAGCATTAATGGATATTCAAAGCAGCGGGCGATTAGTAGGATTAATATCGCATGTTCCAGAGCTGAAAGAGAGAATTGATGCACGCCTGGAAGTCATTTCCTCACAGAATGGAAGCCGGACGGAATTCCGGTTTTTAGCGTAG
- a CDS encoding exonuclease SbcCD subunit D, whose protein sequence is MKFIHTADWHLGKLVHGIYMTEEQRYILEEFIELVKEEEPDAVVIAGDLYDRSVPPTEAVELLDEVLFRINVELDTPIVAVSGNHDSAERLSFGSSWYKHSQFYLKGKISADFTPIHIKGVNFHCVPYAEPGTVRQVLDDDSINSHHAAMEAIVNRIEEHMNPDEPHVFVGHAFVLGGKTTDSERTLSVGGSGCVGADVFKPFHYTALGHLHSPDAIRHKSIRYSGSLLKYSFSEAAQRKSVTIVEMGEDGTFECREKVLQPKQDMRELHGHMEELLDPAFYQSQKVNDYLKITLHDEGTLIDPINQLRQVYPNVLHLERKRDLTDAKKKNSFQILEDKKRSELDLFKEFYKDMTTGEFNGEKENVVRNVIDIARREVDHA, encoded by the coding sequence GTGAAATTCATTCATACCGCTGATTGGCACCTGGGTAAATTGGTGCATGGCATATATATGACAGAAGAACAACGATACATATTGGAGGAATTCATAGAACTTGTGAAAGAGGAAGAGCCCGATGCAGTCGTCATCGCAGGCGATCTCTATGATCGATCTGTGCCGCCTACAGAAGCAGTGGAGCTATTAGATGAAGTATTATTCCGGATAAATGTGGAGCTCGACACACCGATTGTAGCTGTTTCAGGCAACCATGATAGTGCAGAGAGGCTGTCATTTGGGTCTTCATGGTACAAGCATAGTCAATTTTATTTAAAGGGGAAGATCTCGGCTGATTTCACACCCATCCATATAAAAGGGGTGAACTTTCACTGCGTTCCATACGCTGAGCCTGGTACCGTCAGACAAGTCCTTGATGATGACTCGATCAATAGTCATCATGCAGCAATGGAAGCCATCGTCAATAGAATCGAAGAGCACATGAACCCGGATGAACCACATGTTTTTGTCGGACATGCATTTGTACTGGGAGGAAAAACGACGGATTCTGAGCGGACTCTTTCAGTCGGGGGGTCGGGTTGTGTGGGGGCAGACGTATTCAAACCATTCCATTACACCGCCCTGGGTCACCTTCATAGTCCAGACGCGATTAGGCATAAAAGCATCAGGTATTCAGGTTCACTGTTGAAATACTCTTTTTCAGAAGCTGCTCAGAGGAAATCTGTCACTATTGTAGAAATGGGGGAAGATGGGACCTTTGAATGCCGGGAAAAGGTGTTACAGCCTAAACAGGATATGAGGGAACTGCATGGGCATATGGAAGAGTTACTCGATCCCGCTTTCTATCAGTCTCAGAAGGTGAATGACTATCTAAAGATTACCCTTCATGATGAAGGGACATTAATCGATCCCATCAATCAACTGAGACAAGTCTACCCAAACGTGCTTCATCTTGAGCGAAAAAGGGATTTGACCGATGCTAAAAAGAAGAACTCGTTCCAAATTTTAGAGGATAAAAAACGGTCCGAACTGGACTTATTTAAAGAATTTTACAAGGACATGACCACAGGTGAATTCAACGGTGAAAAGGAAAATGTGGTACGGAATGTGATTGATATCGCCAGAAGGGAGGTTGATCATGCATGA
- a CDS encoding YvrJ family protein — translation MESIISFVSEVGFPIVVTMYLLYRIETKLDAVITSIQTLPRQLKE, via the coding sequence ATGGAGTCGATTATTTCCTTTGTGTCTGAAGTAGGGTTTCCGATTGTGGTCACGATGTATCTTCTTTATCGAATCGAGACAAAGCTTGATGCTGTCATCACTTCAATTCAAACGCTACCTCGGCAACTCAAAGAATAA
- a CDS encoding ATP-binding protein, translating to MKYTGRIVSLLTGLLLIITWDFIYYFVLHYPVDLKVDMVFTILILFISYYMGKSYDISHTTLAALRTSEERVKLLNEEMQHVLQSIDEVVFHTNAKGEFQFLNQSWEEFTGYTVKESLHKNALHFISLHERHEILRLVRQSIGLHREKTRMDIPYQKRDGQFRWGEVNIKLNYNGNGELLGTVGTISDITERVHNEEELMEMNETLAIESQKLSVAGQLAAGIAHEVRNPLTSINGFLQLLRDEADEKTKEYLGIVFSEIKRIELVLSELLILAKPQSVTYKRINIIETLDHVSKLLNTNAILYNIEIQTEFHERELYIRGDENQLKQVFINLIKNAIEAMPHGGTITIHADFNSHNKVQLMFKDEGVGMKKETLDKLGEPFFTTKTKGTGLGLTICLRILRDHGADIRVQSEQGEGTTFHIMFDGVQSSERKKREVLQR from the coding sequence ATGAAGTATACCGGCAGGATCGTATCGTTACTTACTGGACTATTATTAATCATAACGTGGGATTTCATATATTACTTTGTTCTACATTATCCGGTGGATTTAAAGGTGGATATGGTGTTTACTATACTGATCCTTTTTATCAGCTATTATATGGGGAAAAGTTATGATATCAGCCATACGACGTTGGCAGCCCTCAGAACGAGTGAAGAAAGGGTGAAGCTGCTGAATGAAGAAATGCAGCACGTCCTTCAAAGTATTGATGAAGTGGTGTTTCACACAAATGCCAAGGGAGAATTTCAATTCCTCAATCAATCCTGGGAAGAATTTACGGGATATACGGTCAAAGAAAGTCTGCATAAGAATGCCCTCCATTTCATTTCCCTCCATGAACGTCATGAAATCCTCCGATTGGTAAGGCAAAGCATCGGTTTACATAGGGAGAAAACCAGGATGGACATCCCCTATCAAAAAAGGGACGGGCAGTTTCGTTGGGGAGAGGTCAATATTAAGCTGAACTATAATGGGAATGGTGAGCTGCTGGGTACAGTGGGGACCATTTCAGACATTACCGAAAGAGTACATAACGAGGAAGAATTGATGGAAATGAATGAAACCCTGGCTATTGAATCTCAAAAACTTTCTGTTGCCGGTCAATTAGCAGCAGGGATTGCTCATGAAGTCCGCAACCCTTTGACTTCAATCAATGGATTTCTACAACTTTTAAGAGATGAAGCCGATGAGAAAACGAAGGAATACTTAGGGATTGTCTTTTCTGAAATCAAGCGGATCGAACTTGTACTGAGCGAGTTGTTGATCCTTGCTAAACCGCAATCCGTTACGTATAAACGAATTAATATCATCGAAACACTGGATCATGTCTCGAAATTACTGAATACGAATGCCATCTTATATAATATCGAAATCCAAACGGAGTTTCATGAGAGAGAGCTGTATATCCGCGGCGATGAAAATCAATTAAAGCAGGTTTTTATTAACTTAATAAAAAATGCGATAGAAGCGATGCCTCATGGAGGGACAATCACCATTCATGCAGATTTCAATTCCCATAATAAGGTGCAATTGATGTTTAAGGATGAGGGGGTAGGGATGAAGAAGGAAACCCTTGATAAACTGGGAGAGCCATTCTTCACAACAAAAACAAAAGGAACAGGTCTCGGCCTTACGATATGCCTTCGGATCCTTCGCGACCATGGTGCGGATATCCGGGTGCAAAGTGAACAGGGAGAGGGCACAACATTTCATATTATGTTTGACGGCGTTCAGTCGTCCGAGAGGAAGAAACGGGAAGTGCTCCAGAGATAG
- a CDS encoding DUF2621 domain-containing protein: MLEGWFLYFILFWVVFLVASFAIGGFFMFRKFLKRFPKEDGKSDLDWEEHYVKETIHLWGEDEKKMLNELVTPVPELFRDVAKQKIAGKIGELALKERAAAITKELVIRGYILATPKRDHKFLRKKLDEMQIEVTPYEHLF; encoded by the coding sequence ATGCTAGAAGGTTGGTTCTTATATTTCATCCTTTTTTGGGTCGTTTTTTTAGTGGCTTCGTTTGCGATCGGTGGATTCTTTATGTTCCGGAAATTCTTAAAGAGATTCCCTAAGGAAGATGGCAAATCTGACTTGGACTGGGAAGAACATTATGTGAAGGAAACCATCCATTTATGGGGTGAAGATGAAAAGAAAATGCTGAATGAGCTGGTTACTCCGGTTCCGGAATTATTCAGGGACGTGGCAAAACAGAAAATCGCCGGAAAGATCGGTGAATTGGCTTTAAAAGAAAGAGCTGCAGCCATAACGAAAGAATTAGTCATCAGAGGATATATTTTGGCGACTCCAAAGCGAGATCATAAATTTTTGAGAAAAAAACTTGATGAAATGCAGATAGAAGTGACACCCTATGAGCATTTATTCTAA
- a CDS encoding site-2 protease family protein — translation MFTLADIWTFFLAFFLTLPLVTIVHELGHILIARIFGAKIKFAIGTGKHLINIGPLEVKRMYFMEGWCQYRELKYNKVWVHVLIYLSGSLFNLVAILFINYLIYEGVIPVHIFFYQFVYFSVYFIFFSLFPYRNGDGKPSDGQAILDVIRFGKAEDPID, via the coding sequence TTGTTTACATTAGCAGATATTTGGACTTTTTTCCTGGCCTTCTTTCTGACATTGCCACTTGTCACCATTGTACACGAATTGGGTCATATCTTGATTGCACGAATATTTGGTGCGAAGATCAAGTTTGCCATCGGAACCGGTAAACACCTGATAAATATTGGCCCTTTAGAAGTGAAGAGAATGTACTTTATGGAGGGGTGGTGTCAATACCGGGAGTTGAAGTACAACAAGGTATGGGTGCATGTCCTGATCTATTTATCGGGAAGCTTGTTCAACCTGGTGGCGATACTATTCATTAACTATTTGATTTATGAAGGTGTGATACCTGTTCACATCTTTTTCTATCAATTTGTGTATTTTTCGGTGTACTTTATCTTTTTCTCATTGTTTCCTTACAGGAACGGGGACGGAAAACCGAGTGATGGCCAAGCGATTCTAGACGTCATTCGCTTTGGCAAAGCAGAGGATCCCATTGATTAA
- a CDS encoding CcdC family protein, whose product MMIASSIVAICMGFMVIFIRMKAQKRPVSGKKIILPPLFMSTGALMFLFPVFRVNVSEFLEAITVGMVFSLLLIKTSKFEIRENDIYLKRSKAFAFILIGLLLIRIVAKSILSTSIDYGELSGMFWILAFGMIVPWRITMYFQYRKLHQENQDLTTNSI is encoded by the coding sequence ATGATGATTGCTTCATCCATTGTAGCGATTTGCATGGGATTTATGGTGATATTTATCAGGATGAAGGCTCAGAAAAGGCCGGTAAGCGGTAAGAAGATTATTTTACCCCCTCTCTTTATGAGTACGGGTGCCTTGATGTTCTTATTTCCTGTCTTTCGGGTCAATGTGAGTGAGTTTTTAGAGGCGATTACTGTCGGAATGGTATTCTCACTGCTGTTAATCAAGACATCCAAGTTTGAAATCCGTGAAAATGATATTTATTTAAAGCGTTCCAAAGCGTTTGCCTTCATTTTGATCGGTCTTCTGTTAATTCGAATTGTAGCAAAGTCGATCCTTAGTACTTCAATTGATTACGGAGAACTGAGCGGGATGTTCTGGATCCTTGCTTTTGGCATGATCGTTCCATGGAGGATAACCATGTATTTTCAATATAGAAAGCTGCATCAGGAAAATCAGGACTTAACTACGAATTCAATTTAA
- a CDS encoding response regulator, which yields MATILVVDDAKFMRLTLGNMLSSSGHEVVGEAENGVIAVEKYRELHPDLVTMDITMPDMNGIEAVKKILTEFPQAKIIMCSAMGQQKVVVEAIEAGAKDFIVKPFDEVRVDEAIKRVLG from the coding sequence GTGGCGACGATACTTGTAGTGGATGATGCGAAATTTATGAGATTGACCCTTGGAAACATGCTTTCATCCAGCGGGCATGAGGTCGTGGGAGAAGCTGAGAATGGCGTGATTGCCGTGGAGAAGTATCGTGAGCTTCACCCTGACCTGGTAACGATGGATATCACCATGCCGGACATGAATGGAATTGAGGCGGTTAAGAAGATCCTTACCGAATTCCCTCAAGCCAAGATCATTATGTGTTCGGCGATGGGACAACAAAAGGTGGTAGTGGAAGCAATTGAAGCAGGGGCGAAGGACTTCATAGTTAAGCCCTTTGACGAGGTACGTGTAGACGAAGCCATCAAAAGAGTGTTAGGGTGA
- a CDS encoding cytochrome c biogenesis CcdA family protein has protein sequence MSDINIFLAFGAGFLSFISPCCLPLYPAFLSYITGMSVNELKTDNAMLQRRSLLHTLFFLVGFSAIFIAIGFGASLIGNFFLNYKDLIRQLGAIFIVIFGLVVIGVFTPESLMKDRRFEFKNRPAGFIGSILIGMAFAAGWTPCTGPILASVLALAATNPGSGVMYMTAYVLGFAIPFFILSFFIGRMRWIRKNSGRIVKVGGYVMIAVGIMLFFDWMTVILAYFTTVFGGFQGF, from the coding sequence ATGTCTGATATTAATATTTTTTTAGCATTCGGTGCAGGATTCCTAAGCTTCATTTCCCCGTGCTGCTTACCTTTGTATCCCGCCTTTCTTTCATACATAACCGGCATGAGTGTCAATGAATTGAAAACCGATAATGCCATGTTGCAGAGGAGAAGTTTACTCCATACATTATTTTTCTTAGTTGGTTTCTCAGCCATCTTTATCGCGATCGGTTTTGGGGCTTCCTTAATTGGAAACTTCTTTTTAAATTATAAAGATCTTATTCGACAGCTAGGGGCTATTTTCATCGTCATATTTGGCTTGGTCGTCATTGGGGTGTTCACCCCGGAATCCTTGATGAAGGATCGCAGATTTGAATTCAAGAACAGGCCCGCGGGCTTTATCGGTTCCATCTTGATCGGAATGGCATTTGCCGCAGGATGGACACCCTGTACTGGTCCGATCCTTGCGTCAGTGCTTGCACTCGCCGCAACAAATCCCGGGTCAGGTGTGATGTACATGACAGCATACGTATTAGGCTTTGCCATTCCTTTCTTCATTCTTTCATTCTTCATAGGGAGGATGCGGTGGATCAGAAAGAACAGTGGAAGGATTGTAAAAGTAGGGGGATACGTCATGATTGCTGTAGGGATCATGCTGTTCTTTGACTGGATGACCGTCATCCTTGCTTACTTTACGACGGTATTCGGAGGCTTTCAGGGATTTTAA
- a CDS encoding aspartyl-phosphate phosphatase Spo0E family protein, producing MSKKELLERIEKKRAQLIDIVAENGLTSPQAIQFSQELDRLLNSYNSQYIKKCYTPQMS from the coding sequence GTGTCTAAAAAAGAGCTTCTAGAACGAATTGAAAAAAAGCGTGCTCAATTAATTGATATTGTTGCTGAAAATGGACTGACGTCACCTCAAGCTATTCAATTTAGTCAGGAACTTGATCGTCTGTTAAATAGCTACAACTCTCAATACATAAAAAAATGCTACACACCCCAAATGAGCTGA